Proteins found in one Drosophila innubila isolate TH190305 chromosome X, UK_Dinn_1.0, whole genome shotgun sequence genomic segment:
- the LOC117792771 gene encoding glutamic acid-rich protein-like — translation MEMDVENEGEQEQQAAATTTATAAVDDNVTELEQQQQQQLADNSYEDMELDMEVEVEVSAAGVNKQLVDPFNEDDDDVDDDVDGVDDAEEEEEEEDNEDDDDATIVEDSDATSCSSCRRADLEEAEYQQQQQQQQQQEQQQQNNNSNSNNNNKNS, via the coding sequence atggaaatggatgTGGAGAATGAGGGGGAGCAGGAGCaacaggcagcagcaacaacaacagcaacagcagcagttgatGACAACGTTACCGAAttagagcaacagcaacaacaacaactggcagaCAATTCATATGAAGACATGGAATTAGATATGGAAGTAGAAGTGGAGGTGTCAGCTGCTGGTGTTAATAAACAGTTGGTAGATCCTTTTAATGAGGACGACGATGACgtggatgatgatgttgatggtGTGGATGATgcagaggaggaggaggaggaggaggataatgaagatgatgatgatgccacAATTGTGGAGGACAGCGATGCAACCAGTTGTAGCAGCTGCCGACGCGCCGATTTGGAGGAGGCagaatatcaacaacaacaacaacaacagcagcaacaagaacaacaacagcag